In Candidatus Saccharimonadales bacterium, one genomic interval encodes:
- a CDS encoding Ig-like domain-containing protein, with protein sequence MTLAGVVGVFVLILIGYSLRNVFRGPFYVVSTDPANKATLDIVSPVSITYNIPVASSTTKNFSISPSVNGTLSTKGDTLTFTPKNNLKYHDQYTVIVSKATSANGKYTIGSYKLTFTAGYVNYNQLPKSQQQASNNATDLLYRQFPITKFLPYQTVHYYIGFSGETDGKLDLQIQLFALYINNNVSMYQQDLQQFQNEALQWLQGNGVNTSTLNITWSPDPNNPATYSNLPTMTPGP encoded by the coding sequence ATGACCCTTGCCGGTGTAGTGGGCGTCTTTGTGCTCATCTTAATCGGCTACAGCCTTCGCAATGTCTTCCGCGGACCGTTTTATGTTGTCAGTACGGATCCCGCTAACAAGGCAACCCTCGATATTGTCAGCCCAGTCTCTATCACATACAACATACCGGTTGCCTCATCAACTACCAAGAACTTCTCAATCTCCCCAAGTGTCAACGGAACTCTGTCTACAAAAGGGGACACGCTAACTTTCACTCCTAAAAACAACCTTAAATACCATGATCAGTACACGGTTATCGTCTCCAAGGCAACTTCGGCTAATGGGAAGTATACAATCGGCTCCTATAAACTCACTTTCACTGCAGGATACGTAAACTACAACCAGCTACCAAAGTCGCAGCAGCAAGCTTCAAACAATGCGACGGATCTCCTATATAGGCAGTTCCCGATAACCAAATTCCTGCCATATCAAACAGTCCATTATTATATCGGCTTTAGCGGTGAGACTGACGGCAAGCTCGACCTTCAGATTCAACTCTTTGCTCTTTATATCAACAACAATGTGTCTATGTACCAACAGGATCTGCAGCAGTTCCAGAATGAGGCCCTGCAGTGGCTTCAAGGTAATGGTGTCAATACGTCGACTTTGAATATTACATGGAGCCCAGATCCAAATAACCCGGCAACCTACAGCAATCTACCCACTATGACTCCTGGGCCCTAA
- a CDS encoding DNA replication/repair protein RecF yields MYRKIHLKNFRSYKDTTFDLSDGVNMVVGPNGSGKTNLLEALYVTSYGSSFRVQDSNLIHHDADWLHLATNDEQAVERSLRIRRDPQKETTTKEFRINDVSKRLNVNTRIPVVLFEPRDMQLLTGSPDQRRLFLDVLLTQLSPTYERILTRYKRSLAQRNRLLKDIYDHIAPQDQLFVWNVRLSELGAHIMNERQDLIDRVNKLASDAYSQLSHKASKVQLHHQTAVKGDVVTLASAFLHQLETNLSKDQERGFTSVGPHRDDFTIDLDGSPAHFNASRGELRTLVVMLKIVEATLLYEVSSRPPLLLLDDVFGELDATRRKALSHHLTPWQTIITTPESGIEGSIPKNRLGQTINLG; encoded by the coding sequence ATGTACAGAAAGATTCATCTTAAGAACTTTCGCTCATATAAAGACACCACATTCGACCTAAGTGATGGGGTTAATATGGTTGTCGGCCCGAACGGTAGCGGTAAGACGAACCTTCTTGAGGCTCTCTATGTTACTTCTTATGGAAGCTCGTTTCGCGTGCAGGATAGTAACCTTATACATCATGATGCCGATTGGTTGCATCTGGCGACGAATGACGAGCAGGCAGTTGAACGTAGTCTGCGTATCCGTCGTGATCCTCAGAAAGAGACGACTACCAAGGAATTTCGGATCAATGATGTCAGCAAACGACTAAACGTCAACACTCGTATTCCGGTTGTTCTTTTTGAACCCCGGGACATGCAGCTCTTAACGGGCTCCCCAGATCAGCGTCGACTCTTTCTAGACGTACTACTTACTCAGCTCTCCCCCACTTATGAGCGAATCTTGACGCGTTACAAACGGTCACTGGCGCAGCGTAACAGACTCCTGAAAGACATTTACGACCATATTGCTCCACAAGACCAACTCTTTGTCTGGAACGTGCGTCTGAGCGAGCTAGGAGCTCATATTATGAACGAACGTCAGGATCTAATTGATAGAGTAAACAAGCTAGCAAGTGATGCTTACAGCCAGCTGAGTCACAAGGCGTCAAAGGTTCAACTTCACCACCAGACAGCGGTTAAAGGGGATGTTGTCACTCTAGCTTCTGCCTTCCTGCATCAATTGGAAACAAATCTAAGCAAGGATCAGGAGAGAGGATTTACCTCAGTTGGCCCTCACCGCGACGATTTTACAATTGACCTCGATGGTTCACCTGCTCACTTCAATGCCTCGCGAGGAGAGTTGCGAACCCTTGTTGTGATGCTCAAGATTGTTGAAGCTACATTGCTATACGAGGTAAGTTCACGGCCACCACTTCTTCTACTTGATGATGTCTTTGGGGAACTGGATGCGACTCGACGTAAGGCCTTGTCGCATCACCTAACGCCGTGGCAGACGATCATTACTACTCCGGAGTCGGGTATTGAAGGGAGTATACCCAAGAATAGACTGGGTCAGACCATCAACCTAGGATAA
- the dnaN gene encoding DNA polymerase III subunit beta produces MRLQVTQENLSKALSVVARIASGKTPLPILNNVLLKTEQNRLLLAATNLELAVTEYVGGKIEEEGSLTVPARLMTELVSNLPKGNVELISDQHKLHVKTTNYNATINGMVADEFPSLPSVSNQNKITLPAHITKRAIQQTVLVVSGDDTRPVLTGVYAHTHNGKLYFAATDGYRLAERQLVESSAQLQSIIPADTLQEVLRVLTDDIEEVEFWFDETQVRIRIGEIDIVSRLIDGTFPDYRQLIPDTNETSAVLDKEELVRITKIASLFARDSGGSITIEVDETTKTVSIHSVASQVGENDANIEAEVTGSGRLTLNSRYVLEALGCIDEKSVKFAFNGKLSPCVLTAATKQVDYKHIVMPLKS; encoded by the coding sequence ATGCGCCTTCAAGTTACACAAGAGAATCTAAGCAAAGCACTATCAGTAGTTGCTCGCATTGCTTCCGGCAAGACTCCCCTGCCCATCTTAAATAACGTCCTTTTAAAGACCGAACAAAACAGACTTCTCCTTGCAGCTACCAATCTGGAATTAGCAGTTACGGAATATGTCGGAGGCAAGATTGAGGAAGAGGGGTCGCTAACAGTTCCTGCTCGTCTTATGACTGAACTTGTCAGTAATCTTCCCAAAGGTAATGTTGAACTAATCTCGGATCAACATAAACTACACGTCAAGACAACTAACTACAACGCTACTATCAACGGTATGGTGGCGGATGAGTTTCCAAGTCTGCCATCGGTGAGTAACCAGAATAAGATCACTCTCCCCGCCCACATCACCAAGCGAGCAATTCAGCAGACCGTTCTAGTGGTTTCGGGCGACGACACTCGTCCGGTACTGACTGGTGTCTACGCACATACTCACAACGGGAAACTCTACTTTGCAGCTACAGACGGCTATCGCCTGGCGGAACGACAACTGGTGGAAAGCTCCGCCCAACTTCAGTCGATTATTCCGGCAGACACGCTACAGGAAGTTCTGAGAGTCTTAACGGATGACATTGAAGAGGTTGAGTTCTGGTTTGACGAGACACAGGTTCGCATTCGTATTGGTGAAATCGATATTGTCAGCCGTTTGATTGACGGCACATTCCCGGATTACCGCCAGTTAATACCTGATACCAATGAGACCTCTGCGGTACTGGACAAGGAAGAGCTGGTTCGTATCACCAAGATCGCCTCGCTCTTTGCTCGGGATAGCGGTGGCAGTATTACGATTGAAGTGGACGAAACAACCAAGACGGTCAGTATCCACTCGGTTGCTTCGCAGGTTGGCGAAAACGACGCCAACATAGAAGCCGAAGTAACAGGAAGTGGCCGGCTGACACTTAACTCACGCTACGTCCTTGAAGCACTTGGCTGTATTGATGAGAAATCCGTCAAGTTTGCCTTCAACGGCAAGCTATCACCGTGTGTTCTGACAGCTGCCACGAAGCAGGTCGACTATAAGCACATTGTTATGCCGTTAAAGAGCTAG
- the dnaA gene encoding chromosomal replication initiator protein DnaA, producing MAKSATWQSVLGEIELAVSRANFTTWFKNTELIDDANGNITIEVPNIFAKRQLEVKYNKQIKESLEKNEVKVKSITYEIRSSKNTKKNEGRAGQDVVSLPTNSLASGSKPNSRAVGLNPRYVFDTFIVGSSNELAYAACQAVVSDPGMKYNPLFIYGGVGLGKTHLIQAVGNGIAEQNPDAHVTYISSETFVNEFLEAIRFKKKSFADRYRNVDVLIVDDMQFIAGKEKTQEEFFHTFNALHQANKQIIISSDKPPKSIPTLEERLRSRFEWGMAIDIQTPDYETRCAILQSKANSHNVTLDRDTIEFLATNFQTNIRELEGGLNQLLAYCEMRGVAPDVQVASGLLGTHRNRPQRLTSKQVVEKTAKHFQIPVADMIGPKRDKHIVLPRQVAMYLLRSELHLSFPKIAGELGRKDHTTAIHSIEKIEKVIALDYSMRQIVAELREHLYV from the coding sequence TTGGCGAAGAGTGCCACTTGGCAGAGTGTTCTCGGTGAAATCGAGCTTGCAGTATCTCGTGCTAACTTCACGACGTGGTTTAAAAATACCGAACTGATTGATGACGCTAATGGCAATATCACCATTGAGGTGCCGAACATCTTTGCCAAAAGACAGCTCGAGGTCAAATACAACAAACAGATAAAAGAGAGTCTCGAGAAGAACGAAGTCAAAGTAAAAAGTATCACCTACGAGATACGATCCAGCAAAAACACGAAGAAGAATGAAGGCCGTGCCGGACAGGATGTCGTTTCCCTGCCCACCAACTCGCTCGCCTCAGGCTCTAAGCCCAACAGTAGAGCTGTCGGGCTTAATCCTCGCTACGTCTTTGACACTTTTATAGTCGGCTCGAGCAACGAACTAGCCTATGCTGCCTGCCAAGCAGTCGTTAGCGACCCGGGTATGAAGTACAACCCGCTCTTTATTTACGGCGGGGTCGGGCTTGGCAAGACACACCTTATCCAGGCCGTCGGTAATGGCATCGCTGAGCAGAACCCAGACGCACATGTCACCTACATATCTTCCGAAACCTTTGTTAACGAATTCCTCGAAGCAATTCGCTTCAAGAAGAAAAGCTTTGCCGATCGTTACCGAAACGTCGATGTCTTAATCGTTGATGACATGCAGTTTATTGCCGGCAAGGAGAAGACTCAGGAAGAGTTCTTCCACACCTTTAACGCCCTCCACCAGGCCAACAAACAGATCATCATCAGTTCAGATAAACCCCCTAAGTCGATCCCCACTTTAGAGGAGCGTCTTCGAAGTCGGTTCGAATGGGGGATGGCGATAGATATCCAGACACCCGATTACGAGACCCGGTGCGCCATTCTGCAGTCAAAGGCCAACTCTCATAACGTAACGCTCGACCGAGACACGATTGAGTTTCTAGCCACTAACTTCCAGACCAACATTCGTGAACTTGAAGGTGGTCTTAATCAGTTGCTGGCATATTGCGAGATGCGCGGCGTCGCTCCTGATGTACAGGTAGCAAGTGGTCTACTCGGTACGCACCGCAACAGACCACAAAGGTTGACCTCAAAGCAGGTCGTAGAGAAGACGGCCAAACACTTTCAGATCCCCGTGGCCGATATGATTGGCCCTAAACGCGACAAACACATCGTCTTACCAAGACAAGTAGCCATGTATCTACTTCGAAGCGAACTCCATTTAAGTTTTCCGAAGATCGCCGGTGAGCTTGGCAGAAAAGACCACACCACAGCCATTCACTCCATTGAAAAGATTGAGAAAGTTATCGCTCTTGATTATTCAATGCGACAAATTGTAGCAGAACTAAGGGAGCACCTCTATGTCTAG
- the rpmH gene encoding 50S ribosomal protein L34, producing MPKRTYQPKKRHRSRVHGFRARMASRAGRLVLKSRRLKGRKRLSH from the coding sequence ATGCCAAAACGAACGTACCAGCCGAAGAAACGACATCGCTCTCGCGTGCATGGCTTTCGTGCTCGCATGGCTTCACGTGCCGGACGACTTGTCCTCAAGAGCAGGCGCCTTAAGGGCCGCAAACGACTCTCCCATTAG
- a CDS encoding ribonuclease P protein component: MLEASYRFHGRRSLGFLFNRGKTVRYDGLSLKFVYNSRSINSRCAVVVGRKVTKKAPVRNRIRRRIFEIIRLEWDHIKRPYDIAFFVFDERVADIPYDELHDQVVSLLKSANLYT, translated from the coding sequence ATGTTAGAAGCGAGCTACAGATTTCATGGTCGGCGTAGTCTTGGGTTTCTCTTTAATCGTGGCAAGACGGTTCGATATGATGGCTTGAGCCTCAAGTTCGTCTATAACTCCCGTAGTATCAACTCACGCTGTGCTGTAGTGGTCGGGAGGAAAGTCACGAAGAAAGCACCTGTTCGTAATCGGATCCGGCGGCGAATCTTTGAGATCATCAGGTTGGAGTGGGATCACATAAAGCGGCCGTACGATATTGCTTTCTTTGTCTTTGATGAGAGGGTGGCCGATATTCCTTATGACGAACTTCACGACCAAGTCGTCTCACTCTTAAAATCTGCCAACTTATACACCTAG
- a CDS encoding YidC/Oxa1 family membrane protein insertase produces MQGIVYFLLFVIVFILGGKYIFPILGHAIIGLYHVIISITLNILAAIYAIMPGHDFGVTIIVFTVLIRLLMWPLLKKQMHQTKVMRKIQPELKRVKEKAKGDKQLEGKLMMELYKERGINPFGTVGVLVLQLPIILAVYQVLRLISGNPHELVAKSYNFVRHIGYMKNVSSNIHLFHETLFGRIDLSVHALGSNGKVYIPLMFIALLAAVFQYFQSKQLMPVAKDSKSLKQIFKDAGSGSSISDQSDMTTAMNGMMVKIFPLFTFFFAISVQGGLALYLLTTTLVGWAQQSYLLSRDEEEMEKSVETKTSVVARAEKAQEAEVVKTTPKKKTKKSSKSATHVKRGKTTKRKG; encoded by the coding sequence ATGCAAGGCATTGTCTACTTCCTGTTATTTGTTATCGTCTTTATTCTGGGCGGTAAGTACATATTCCCCATACTTGGTCATGCGATAATCGGCCTCTATCACGTTATCATTTCTATTACCCTCAATATTCTGGCTGCTATCTACGCCATAATGCCAGGGCACGACTTCGGCGTCACAATAATCGTCTTCACCGTTCTTATTCGCCTTCTCATGTGGCCGCTTCTTAAGAAACAGATGCATCAGACGAAAGTTATGCGCAAGATTCAGCCTGAACTCAAGCGTGTCAAAGAGAAGGCCAAGGGTGATAAGCAACTTGAAGGCAAGCTGATGATGGAGCTCTATAAAGAACGAGGGATCAACCCGTTTGGAACGGTGGGGGTACTTGTGCTCCAGTTGCCGATAATTCTCGCTGTCTATCAAGTACTTCGTCTTATTAGCGGTAATCCTCATGAATTGGTTGCTAAATCATACAACTTTGTTCGTCACATCGGTTACATGAAGAACGTGTCATCTAACATTCACCTTTTCCACGAAACTCTCTTTGGGCGAATCGATCTAAGCGTCCATGCACTTGGTAGTAATGGCAAAGTCTATATTCCTCTCATGTTCATTGCGCTCTTGGCAGCCGTCTTCCAGTATTTCCAGTCCAAGCAACTTATGCCGGTCGCGAAGGACAGTAAGTCATTAAAGCAGATCTTTAAGGATGCTGGCAGTGGCTCATCCATCTCCGACCAGTCCGACATGACTACCGCTATGAATGGCATGATGGTCAAAATCTTTCCGCTATTCACCTTCTTCTTCGCCATCAGTGTGCAGGGCGGTTTAGCGCTCTATCTTCTCACAACCACACTTGTTGGCTGGGCCCAACAGAGCTACTTACTCAGCCGAGATGAGGAAGAGATGGAAAAGTCGGTTGAAACCAAGACGTCAGTCGTTGCACGGGCTGAAAAGGCGCAAGAGGCTGAAGTTGTGAAGACCACTCCAAAGAAGAAGACTAAGAAGAGTAGTAAGAGCGCCACGCATGTTAAACGCGGTAAGACCACTAAGAGGAAGGGGTAG
- a CDS encoding R3H domain-containing nucleic acid-binding protein, translating to MNQDEAITFAKQYLENLLSFFGLNTSVNTSCDDEVIELQIPSTHLNGFLIGQHGDTLRSLQYLVSMALKNSNASIDRVNIDVADYKKHRAERLATQVQDWSEQVRSSKQKMELRPMSPADRRVVHQTVGEYSDLKTESVGEGRDRRVVIHPADQTDQKEPASEEPTTEAVPEEE from the coding sequence ATGAACCAGGACGAAGCCATTACATTTGCCAAACAGTACCTAGAAAACCTTCTGAGCTTCTTTGGTCTTAATACGTCTGTTAACACCAGCTGCGACGACGAAGTTATCGAACTACAGATTCCCTCAACCCACCTGAACGGTTTTCTAATCGGTCAACATGGTGATACACTACGCTCTCTGCAATATCTTGTCAGTATGGCACTCAAGAATTCAAACGCCTCAATAGACAGGGTCAACATTGATGTAGCCGACTACAAGAAGCACCGCGCTGAGCGATTGGCTACCCAAGTGCAAGACTGGTCTGAGCAAGTTCGCAGCAGCAAGCAAAAGATGGAATTGCGTCCGATGAGTCCAGCGGACAGGCGAGTCGTTCATCAGACCGTCGGAGAGTATAGTGACCTCAAAACTGAATCTGTCGGTGAAGGCCGGGATAGACGAGTTGTTATTCATCCTGCCGACCAGACTGATCAAAAAGAACCAGCAAGCGAAGAACCTACAACTGAGGCAGTTCCTGAGGAGGAGTAG
- a CDS encoding glycosyltransferase family 1 protein, with product MRIAIDARIISTGTGRYIERLLFYLEQLDTADTFLILVRRKDLNYYKPHKPNFQIVEADFADYSFAEQLGFNKLLRKLRPNLVHFCMPQQPLLYKGNSVTTVHDLNLLRITANDMSKIELFVKQRVFAYLLKRVAKRSTHIIATSIYTKNDLINFSGIPSSKITVTYEGTDLSKSKQKQYSKMAKHKFIMYLGRAEPYKNNRGLIKAHQALLKTHPDLWLVIVGKIDKQRQADMEWAKDLGYKQIHFTDFIPDEQVAWLHKHCLAYVLASFMEGFGLPALEAMGDGAPVVSSNTTCLPEIYGDGAYYFDPHNFNDMVAAIDYVISNPKIRDQLRVAGKKVHDKYSWKKMAKQTLEVYKNALVAKEETTPPQELPQL from the coding sequence ATGCGTATTGCCATAGACGCTCGAATTATTAGCACAGGTACTGGTAGATATATCGAACGACTGCTTTTCTATCTTGAGCAGCTCGATACGGCAGACACTTTTCTTATCTTGGTGAGGCGCAAGGATCTCAACTATTACAAGCCGCATAAGCCAAATTTTCAGATTGTCGAAGCCGACTTTGCGGATTACAGCTTTGCCGAACAGCTCGGCTTTAACAAACTACTTCGTAAGCTTCGACCAAACCTCGTTCACTTCTGTATGCCTCAACAGCCGCTCCTATATAAAGGTAACTCTGTAACAACCGTTCATGACCTGAACCTGCTCAGAATAACCGCAAATGACATGAGCAAGATCGAGCTCTTTGTAAAACAGCGAGTCTTTGCATATCTACTCAAACGAGTCGCAAAACGAAGCACCCATATTATCGCCACTAGCATTTACACCAAGAACGACCTGATCAACTTTAGTGGTATACCTTCGAGCAAGATCACAGTTACCTATGAAGGCACCGACCTATCTAAGAGTAAGCAAAAACAATATTCCAAAATGGCTAAGCATAAATTTATCATGTACCTAGGTAGAGCGGAGCCATACAAGAACAACCGAGGCCTGATCAAAGCCCATCAAGCATTACTAAAAACCCACCCTGATCTCTGGCTCGTTATTGTTGGCAAAATCGATAAGCAGCGTCAAGCTGATATGGAGTGGGCCAAAGACCTCGGCTATAAACAGATTCACTTTACCGACTTCATTCCTGACGAACAAGTCGCATGGCTCCACAAACACTGCCTTGCCTACGTCCTGGCTTCATTTATGGAAGGTTTTGGGTTACCGGCCCTTGAGGCAATGGGAGACGGCGCACCAGTTGTTAGTAGTAATACGACCTGTCTGCCAGAAATTTATGGAGATGGTGCATACTACTTTGACCCCCACAACTTCAACGACATGGTGGCAGCCATAGACTACGTAATTAGCAACCCGAAGATACGTGACCAGCTTCGAGTTGCCGGCAAGAAAGTCCACGACAAGTACTCTTGGAAGAAGATGGCCAAGCAGACGTTGGAAGTCTACAAGAACGCCTTAGTCGCAAAGGAAGAGACTACTCCTCCTCAGGAACTGCCTCAGTTGTAG
- the cyoA gene encoding ubiquinol oxidase subunit II: MAKSNGSHTRKGLKLLLITALIVVVVSALAWYLDHHTVAVLQPAGEVARRERELMIIAILLSVIVVVPVYIMAISFAWRYREDNRKIKTRKYQPDWDRSRVYETLWWGIPIIIIGALSVITWESSHALDPFKPLSSSVPAIPVDVVALDWKWLFIYPKQHIASVNLLEIPSNVPIDFDVTSDTVMNSFWIPRLGGQIYAMPGMSTQLHLIANETGSYYGSSANISGVGFAGMNFTTKSVSWSDFNAWVKRAQASSKVLTSEAYSKLAEPSQNNKATYYSDVPNNLYDDTVMKYMSPLDMPTMPASASSTGMYMQ; the protein is encoded by the coding sequence ATGGCAAAATCAAACGGGAGTCACACAAGAAAGGGCCTGAAATTACTGCTAATCACAGCCCTGATTGTCGTTGTCGTCTCTGCTCTCGCCTGGTATCTAGATCATCATACTGTTGCGGTTTTGCAGCCTGCAGGAGAAGTTGCCCGAAGAGAACGGGAGCTCATGATTATCGCCATCCTTCTTTCCGTTATCGTAGTAGTGCCAGTCTATATTATGGCAATCTCCTTTGCCTGGCGATACCGCGAGGACAACCGAAAGATCAAAACTCGCAAGTACCAGCCAGATTGGGATCGTAGCCGCGTTTACGAGACTCTTTGGTGGGGTATCCCGATTATTATCATCGGCGCCCTCTCAGTTATAACCTGGGAAAGCTCTCACGCCCTTGATCCCTTCAAACCGCTGAGTTCTTCGGTGCCGGCCATACCTGTTGATGTTGTTGCACTCGACTGGAAGTGGCTATTTATCTATCCGAAGCAGCATATTGCCTCTGTAAACTTGCTTGAAATACCTAGCAATGTACCAATTGACTTTGATGTTACCTCTGATACCGTTATGAACTCTTTCTGGATTCCGCGGCTCGGCGGGCAGATCTACGCCATGCCAGGTATGTCGACCCAACTACACCTCATAGCTAACGAGACCGGGAGCTACTATGGTTCATCCGCGAATATTTCCGGCGTCGGCTTTGCGGGCATGAACTTCACAACTAAGTCGGTTAGCTGGTCGGACTTTAACGCTTGGGTGAAAAGAGCTCAAGCATCATCGAAGGTTTTAACGTCGGAGGCGTATAGCAAACTTGCTGAACCTAGCCAGAATAACAAGGCCACCTACTACTCAGATGTCCCAAATAATTTGTATGATGATACTGTCATGAAATATATGTCGCCTCTTGATATGCCGACAATGCCTGCATCAGCCTCATCAACGGGGATGTACATGCAATGA
- a CDS encoding cbb3-type cytochrome c oxidase subunit I, which translates to MNWHILTLFGGLLGKLNLNQIPRDPITFGAAASIVGGSILVVILLTYFKKWKWLWNEWLTTTDHKKIGTMYLIVAGLMLARGGVDAVMMRLQQATSVGASHGIMSSNMFQQVFSAHGTIMIFFVGMGFLFGIVNLVLPLQIGSRDVAFPFMNATSFWLFAAGMVLINVSLVIGSFSGAGWLAYPPLSELKFSPGVGVDYWIWSLEIAGVGSLLSGINFMTTIFKMRAPGMTFRRLPMFVWSVMGTMTLVIFAFPILTVTLTLLFLDRALGMHFFTAGGGGNAMMYVNLIWAWGHPEVYILVLPAFGIYSEVVATFSRKRLFGYTSMVWAIWAIVLLSFCVWLHHFFTMGAGADVNAVFGIATMLIAVPTGVKIFNWLFTMYRGRIHFASPMIWFMGFVFLFTMGGVAGVLMAVPPIDFQVHNSLFLVAHFHTMIVSGVLFGYFAGLTYWFPKYFGFKLNERLGKYAAWCWIIGFVLAFGPLYILGLMGATRRLDHYALSTGWQPLFIVAGIGVAIICLGGAFQVLQLIVSFFQRGTHKDLSGDPWNGRTLEWSTPSPVPFYNFALIPNVTDRDAFWAMKQAKKGKGEGNEPPYRPIHVMKNTPAGLFIAAFAFAVGFGAVWHSWLLVAAGLIGLALTMIIRLSNDSIERTVSVAEIKRVEASYVVEGESV; encoded by the coding sequence ATGAACTGGCACATACTGACACTCTTCGGTGGTCTACTCGGCAAGCTCAACCTTAACCAGATACCACGCGATCCGATTACTTTCGGTGCGGCCGCTTCTATTGTCGGTGGCTCGATCCTAGTCGTTATCTTGCTTACCTACTTCAAGAAATGGAAGTGGCTGTGGAATGAGTGGTTGACGACGACGGACCATAAGAAGATTGGCACGATGTACCTAATAGTAGCTGGCCTGATGCTCGCACGGGGAGGTGTCGATGCTGTCATGATGCGCCTTCAGCAGGCAACGTCAGTGGGGGCCTCACACGGGATTATGTCTTCGAATATGTTCCAACAGGTCTTTTCTGCGCACGGTACAATCATGATCTTCTTCGTTGGTATGGGTTTCCTCTTCGGCATCGTCAATCTGGTTCTGCCTTTGCAGATAGGCTCACGTGATGTTGCTTTTCCCTTTATGAATGCCACAAGTTTCTGGCTCTTTGCAGCGGGCATGGTTTTGATCAACGTCTCGCTGGTTATCGGCTCATTCTCGGGAGCAGGTTGGCTAGCTTATCCGCCACTTAGTGAGTTAAAATTCAGCCCTGGCGTCGGCGTTGATTACTGGATATGGAGTCTGGAGATTGCCGGTGTTGGTAGCCTGCTTAGTGGTATCAACTTTATGACTACCATATTTAAGATGCGGGCACCGGGCATGACATTTAGAAGACTCCCGATGTTCGTCTGGAGTGTCATGGGGACTATGACACTTGTTATTTTTGCCTTTCCAATTCTAACTGTCACCTTGACCCTCCTATTTCTCGATAGAGCACTTGGGATGCATTTCTTTACAGCTGGTGGTGGAGGCAACGCCATGATGTATGTCAATCTCATCTGGGCCTGGGGGCATCCGGAGGTTTACATATTAGTTCTACCCGCCTTCGGAATCTATTCGGAAGTAGTGGCCACTTTCTCTAGGAAGCGACTTTTCGGGTATACCTCTATGGTCTGGGCAATCTGGGCAATCGTTCTCCTCTCGTTCTGCGTCTGGCTGCACCATTTCTTTACCATGGGCGCGGGTGCAGACGTTAACGCCGTCTTTGGTATTGCTACTATGCTGATTGCGGTACCGACTGGTGTGAAGATCTTCAATTGGCTCTTCACAATGTATAGAGGAAGGATCCACTTTGCTTCACCGATGATTTGGTTTATGGGATTTGTCTTTCTCTTTACCATGGGCGGAGTGGCCGGAGTCCTTATGGCGGTGCCTCCGATCGACTTTCAGGTCCACAACAGTCTCTTCTTGGTTGCTCACTTTCATACCATGATTGTCAGTGGTGTGCTGTTTGGCTACTTTGCCGGCCTGACTTATTGGTTTCCTAAGTATTTCGGCTTCAAGTTGAATGAACGACTCGGTAAGTATGCGGCCTGGTGCTGGATAATCGGCTTTGTTTTGGCCTTCGGCCCGCTGTATATTCTCGGGCTTATGGGAGCGACACGACGCCTCGATCACTACGCGCTTTCAACGGGCTGGCAGCCCTTGTTCATAGTTGCGGGAATCGGCGTGGCTATTATCTGTCTAGGTGGTGCCTTTCAAGTCCTGCAGTTAATTGTCAGCTTCTTCCAGCGAGGGACGCACAAGGATCTAAGTGGTGACCCATGGAATGGTCGCACACTTGAGTGGTCAACACCTTCGCCCGTTCCCTTTTATAACTTTGCACTTATCCCAAATGTAACGGATAGAGATGCTTTCTGGGCTATGAAGCAGGCCAAGAAAGGGAAAGGCGAGGGGAACGAACCACCGTATCGGCCGATACACGTGATGAAGAATACCCCGGCAGGCCTATTCATTGCCGCCTTTGCGTTTGCCGTTGGCTTCGGCGCTGTCTGGCATAGCTGGCTTCTTGTGGCGGCGGGCCTTATCGGTCTGGCCTTAACGATGATTATTCGTCTGAGCAACGATAGTATTGAGCGGACTGTCTCAGTGGCAGAGATCAAGCGCGTCGAGGCTAGCTATGTGGTTGAAGGAGAGAGTGTATGA